From a region of the Nyctibius grandis isolate bNycGra1 chromosome 10, bNycGra1.pri, whole genome shotgun sequence genome:
- the ZCCHC10 gene encoding zinc finger CCHC domain-containing protein 10 → MATPMHRLIARRQAEANKQHVRCQKCLEFGHWTYECTGKRKYLHRPSRTAQLAKILKEKEKQLLLQQSTGESTAERKTKKKRSKSVTSSSSSSSASSASDSSSDSEDSSTSSSDDDSDSDESSSTSSSSSSSSSTSSSSEFESDSSSSSSSSSSTDSSSDDEPPKKKKKK, encoded by the exons ATGGCGACTCCCATGCACCGTCTTATCGCTCGGAGACAGGC gGAGGCAAACAAGCAGCATGTAAGATGTCAGAAATGTTTAGAGTTTGGACATTGGACGTATGAATgtacagggaagagaaaataccTGCATAGACCTTCGAGGACAGCTCAATTAGCGAAAAttcttaaagagaaagaaaagcaactatTACTGCAACAAAG CACTGGAGAAAGTACTGCAGAAAGGaagaccaagaaaaaaag ATCTAAGAGCGTGACCAGTTCCAGCAGCAGTAGCAGTGCCAGTTCGGCTAGTGATTCCTCATCTGACAGTGAAGATTCTTCTACCTCCTCTTCTGATGATGATAGTGATAGCGATGAGAGCTCCTCTACTTCCTCATCTTCTTCATCCTCCAGTAGTACTTCCTCCTCTTCAGAGTTCGAATCAGATTCTAGTTCCTccagcagtagcagcagcagcacagacagtaGTTCTGATGACGAGCCACcgaagaaaaagaagaagaaatag